In the genome of Cyclopterus lumpus isolate fCycLum1 chromosome 19, fCycLum1.pri, whole genome shotgun sequence, one region contains:
- the cript gene encoding cysteine-rich PDZ-binding protein, which produces MVCEKCEKKLGKVITPDTWKDGARNTTEGGGRKLNENKILTSKKARFDPYSKTGFATCRICKSSVHQSGSHYCQGCAYKKGICAMCGRKVLDTKNYKQTSV; this is translated from the exons ATGGTTTGTGAAAAGT GTGAGAAGAAGCTTGGTAAAGTCATCACACCTGACACGTGGAAGGATGGAGCACGGAATACAACAG aGGGCGGTGGGCGTAAGCTAAATGAAAATAAGATCCTCACATCTAAGAAAGCCAG GTTTGACCCGTACAGCAAGACAGGCTTTGCTACCTGCAGGATCTGCAAGAGCTCAGTTCATCAGTCTGGATCACATTACTGTCAGGGCTGTGCATACAAAAAAG GAATCTGTGCAATGTGTGGAAGGAAAGTTTTGGACACCAAGAACTACAAACAGACATCAGTGTGA